The nucleotide sequence TTTCGGCGGGGTTCGACTTCTTCTCCCATCAGCGTACTGAAAATTCTGTCGGCTTCGACGGCGTCCGGAAGGGTAACCCTCATCATTTTCCGCCTTGCAGGATCCATAGTTGTTTCCCAAAGCTGGGTTCCGTCCATTTCGCCCAAGCCCTTGTACCGCTGAACGGCTGCGTTGTTTCCGCGTCCTATTTGGTCCAAAACGGAATCTCTTTCATCATCATTGTAAACATACCATTCTTTTTTATTGTGTGAAATTTTGTAAAGAGGCGGCATCGCAAGGTAAACGTGTCCCTTTTCGATAACCTGAGGCATGTACCTAAAAAAGAATGTTAAAAGAAGGGTGCGGATATGGGAGCCGTCAACGTCGGCATCGGCCATTATTATAACCTTGTGATAGCGTAACTTTTCTATATTAAAATCCTTGCCTATGCCGGTTCCGAGGGTCGCGATAATAGGCTGAAGCTTTTCATTATTTACAACCTTGTCTAGGCGGGTTTTTTCGACGTTAAGCATTTTTCCCCAGAGGGGCAGAATAGCCTGCGTCTTGCTGTCCCTTCCTTTTTTTGCAGAGCCGCCTGCAGAGTCTCCCTCAACTATGTAAACTTCACAAGACTCAGGGGCTTTTAAAGAACAGTCTGCAAGTTTTCCGGGAAGGCCGAAACTGTCCAAACCGCTTTTTCTTCTGGTAGCTTCCTTTGCTCTTCTGGCAGCAATTCGGGCGGCGGCCTCAGCAACGCATTTTTCTAAAACCTTTTCGACCTCATTAGGATTTTGCTCAAAAAATAAGGTAAGCTTTTCGTTTACAAATGAGTCAACGATACCCCGAACATCGCTGTTGCCCAGCTTTGTTTTTGTTTGTCCTTCAAACTGAGGTTCGGGAATCTTGACTGAAACGATGGCGGTAAGGCCTGCACGGACATCTTCACCCGTAAGCTTTTCTTCCTTATCCATCTTTTTTACAAGTTTAGGATATTTCTTTAAAAATTCGTTCATTACACGGGTAAGGGCTGTCTTAAAACCTTCAAGGTGAGAGCCCCCTTCGCGGGTGTTTATATCGTTTACGAAGGAAAGGAGATTTTCGTTATAGCCGTCATTGTATTGAATGGCAACCTCGCAGAGAATATCGTTTTTTTCGCCTTCAATAAAAACGGGACTTTTCGGAAAAACTTGTTTTGATTCGTTCAAATAAGAAACAAACTGCGATATTCCGCCCTCAAAGGCGAAGGTAACCTCTTTTGGGGTAGAAAGACGCTCATCCCTCATCGTAATGGAAATTCGGCTGTTTAAGAAGGCCAACTCCCTTAAACGGGTTGCAAGCACTTCAAAATTGTATACGGTGGTTTCGGTAAAGATAGAAGGATCCACTGCCCATCTTATAACGGTACCGCTTTTTTCGGTTTCGCCTATT is from Treponema denticola and encodes:
- the gyrB gene encoding DNA topoisomerase (ATP-hydrolyzing) subunit B, translated to MTKSNYSANNITVLKGLEAVRKRPGMYIGSTGPDGLHHLVYEVVDNCIDEAMAGFCDKILVVLEPNDIVRVEDNGRGIPVDIHPTEKISALELVLTRLHAGGKFDKGSYKVSGGLHGVGVSVVNALSVWMEAKVYKDGFEHYAKFEKGSILEPVKKIGETEKSGTVIRWAVDPSIFTETTVYNFEVLATRLRELAFLNSRISITMRDERLSTPKEVTFAFEGGISQFVSYLNESKQVFPKSPVFIEGEKNDILCEVAIQYNDGYNENLLSFVNDINTREGGSHLEGFKTALTRVMNEFLKKYPKLVKKMDKEEKLTGEDVRAGLTAIVSVKIPEPQFEGQTKTKLGNSDVRGIVDSFVNEKLTLFFEQNPNEVEKVLEKCVAEAAARIAARRAKEATRRKSGLDSFGLPGKLADCSLKAPESCEVYIVEGDSAGGSAKKGRDSKTQAILPLWGKMLNVEKTRLDKVVNNEKLQPIIATLGTGIGKDFNIEKLRYHKVIIMADADVDGSHIRTLLLTFFFRYMPQVIEKGHVYLAMPPLYKISHNKKEWYVYNDDERDSVLDQIGRGNNAAVQRYKGLGEMDGTQLWETTMDPARRKMMRVTLPDAVEADRIFSTLMGEEVEPRRKFIEENAVYANLDV